The following proteins come from a genomic window of Acanthopagrus latus isolate v.2019 chromosome 5, fAcaLat1.1, whole genome shotgun sequence:
- the cdc14b gene encoding dual specificity protein phosphatase CDC14B isoform X6, with amino-acid sequence MKRKSERRRAESRKKRCAAHNSSEAAPNSDIYIEITDQLYFAILKQKIKSTAERHCFCIDEELAYENFYADFGPLNLAMFYRFCCKLTKKLKSITLSRKKIIFYTCGDQKKQVNAAYLIGSYAVMNLNMSPEEAYSLLVSRNSTYIPFRDASFGTCMYNLNILDCLRAVHKALQYGWLNFSNFDVEEYEHYERAENGDLNWIIPGKFLAFSGPHPKSKIENGYPLHAPEAYIPYFRNHNVTAVVRLNKKMYDARRFTESGFEHHDLFFVDGSTPNDSIVRKFLNICENAEGAIAVHCKAGLGRTGTLIGCYMMKHYRLTAAEAIAWIRICRPGSIIGPQQNFVEEKQNSLWAEGDIFREKVQNERENGKMAVTRILSGVDDITINGSNKNRPSKKEEMELYNDEEERNGLTQGDKLRALKSKRQSRSSTGSLSQVVAFCCSLMGTAWPMCCLPFKR; translated from the exons ATGAAGCGCAAGAGCGAGAGGAGGCGAGCCGAGTCGAGGAAAAAGCGCTGTGCAGCTCACAACAGCTCGGAGGCGGCGCCAAACTCTGATATTTACATTGAGATAACAG atCAACTATATTTCGCCATATTAAAGCAGAAGATCAAGAGCACAGCCGAACGACACTGTTTCTGCATAGATGAAGAACTGGCATATGAAAA cTTCTATGCGGACTTTGGTCCCCTCAACCTGGCCATGTTTTATCGCTTCTGTTGCAAGCTGACAAAGAAGCTCAAG TCCATTACACTCTCGAGGAAGAAGATTATATTTTATACCTGTGGAGATCAGAAGAAACAAGTCAACGCTGCCTACCTAATCGGCTCGTATGCA gtTATGAATCTAAACATGTCGCCAGAGGAGGCCTACAGTCTGCTGGTGTCCAGGAACTCAACATATATTCCATTCAG agatGCTTCGTTTGGAACCTGCATGTACAACCTGAACATCCTGGATTGCCTTCGGGCCGTTCATAAG GCACTGCAATATGGCTGGCTCAACTTCTCCAACTTTGATGTGGAAGAATATGAGCACTATGAGAGAGCTGAAAACGGAGACTTAAACTGGATCATTCCAGGAAAGTTCCTTGCATTCAGTGGGCCTCATCCAAAAAGCAAAATAGAGAATG GGTACCCTTTGCACGCTCCTGAGGCCTACATCCCGTACTTCAGGAATCATAACGTCACCGCTGTTGTGAGACTTAACAAGAAGATGTACGATGCCAGGCGTTTCACGGAGTCTGGGTTTGAGCATCACGATCTGTTCTTTGTGGATGGGAGTACACCGAATGACTCCATTGTCAGGAAGTTCCTCAACATTTGTGAGAATGCCGAAGGAGCCATTGCTGTTCACTGCAAAG CGGGTCTGGGGAGAACTGGCACTCTGATCGGCTGCTATATGATGAAACATTACCGGCTGACTGCTGCAGAGGCCATCGCCTGGATACGGATCTGCCGACCAGGGTCCATCATTGGACCTCAGCAGAACTTTGTTGAAGA GAAGCAGAATAGTCTGTGGGCAGAGGGAGATATATTCCGGGAGAAGGTGCAGAATGAACGAGAAAATGGAAAGATGGCTGTGACCAGGATCCTGTCGGGAGTGGACGACATAACCATCAATGgaagcaacaaaaacaggccGTCcaagaaagaagaaatggaaCTG TAtaatgatgaagaggagagaaatggtCTGACACAGGGAGATAAACTGCGTGCCTTGAAGAGCAAGCGGCAGTCCCGATCGTCCACTGGCTCACTATC GCAGGTGGTAGCgttctgctgcagcctcatgGGCACGGCGTGGCCGATGTGTTGCCTGCCGTTCAAAAGatag
- the cdc14b gene encoding dual specificity protein phosphatase CDC14B isoform X2 has protein sequence MKRKSERRRAESRKKRCAAHNSSEAAPNSDIYIEITDQLYFAILKQKIKSTAERHCFCIDEELAYENFYADFGPLNLAMFYRFCCKLTKKLKSITLSRKKIIFYTCGDQKKQVNAAYLIGSYAVMNLNMSPEEAYSLLVSRNSTYIPFRDASFGTCMYNLNILDCLRAVHKALQYGWLNFSNFDVEEYEHYERAENGDLNWIIPGKFLAFSGPHPKSKIENGYPLHAPEAYIPYFRNHNVTAVVRLNKKMYDARRFTESGFEHHDLFFVDGSTPNDSIVRKFLNICENAEGAIAVHCKAGLGRTGTLIGCYMMKHYRLTAAEAIAWIRICRPGSIIGPQQNFVEEKQNSLWAEGDIFREKVQNERENGKMAVTRILSGVDDITINGSNKNRPSKKEEMELYNDEEERNGLTQGDKLRALKSKRQSRSSTGSLSQEENKIHTRSSSQSLSPVILQASVNHLALSDHSDSRKRTRTSLHAHGVGGSSLCHTRLVRSLGNLHVVAGDRDPMCCEPCGSHRDTASAAANTGTLNNLNMAQVHLQSLHTQS, from the exons ATGAAGCGCAAGAGCGAGAGGAGGCGAGCCGAGTCGAGGAAAAAGCGCTGTGCAGCTCACAACAGCTCGGAGGCGGCGCCAAACTCTGATATTTACATTGAGATAACAG atCAACTATATTTCGCCATATTAAAGCAGAAGATCAAGAGCACAGCCGAACGACACTGTTTCTGCATAGATGAAGAACTGGCATATGAAAA cTTCTATGCGGACTTTGGTCCCCTCAACCTGGCCATGTTTTATCGCTTCTGTTGCAAGCTGACAAAGAAGCTCAAG TCCATTACACTCTCGAGGAAGAAGATTATATTTTATACCTGTGGAGATCAGAAGAAACAAGTCAACGCTGCCTACCTAATCGGCTCGTATGCA gtTATGAATCTAAACATGTCGCCAGAGGAGGCCTACAGTCTGCTGGTGTCCAGGAACTCAACATATATTCCATTCAG agatGCTTCGTTTGGAACCTGCATGTACAACCTGAACATCCTGGATTGCCTTCGGGCCGTTCATAAG GCACTGCAATATGGCTGGCTCAACTTCTCCAACTTTGATGTGGAAGAATATGAGCACTATGAGAGAGCTGAAAACGGAGACTTAAACTGGATCATTCCAGGAAAGTTCCTTGCATTCAGTGGGCCTCATCCAAAAAGCAAAATAGAGAATG GGTACCCTTTGCACGCTCCTGAGGCCTACATCCCGTACTTCAGGAATCATAACGTCACCGCTGTTGTGAGACTTAACAAGAAGATGTACGATGCCAGGCGTTTCACGGAGTCTGGGTTTGAGCATCACGATCTGTTCTTTGTGGATGGGAGTACACCGAATGACTCCATTGTCAGGAAGTTCCTCAACATTTGTGAGAATGCCGAAGGAGCCATTGCTGTTCACTGCAAAG CGGGTCTGGGGAGAACTGGCACTCTGATCGGCTGCTATATGATGAAACATTACCGGCTGACTGCTGCAGAGGCCATCGCCTGGATACGGATCTGCCGACCAGGGTCCATCATTGGACCTCAGCAGAACTTTGTTGAAGA GAAGCAGAATAGTCTGTGGGCAGAGGGAGATATATTCCGGGAGAAGGTGCAGAATGAACGAGAAAATGGAAAGATGGCTGTGACCAGGATCCTGTCGGGAGTGGACGACATAACCATCAATGgaagcaacaaaaacaggccGTCcaagaaagaagaaatggaaCTG TAtaatgatgaagaggagagaaatggtCTGACACAGGGAGATAAACTGCGTGCCTTGAAGAGCAAGCGGCAGTCCCGATCGTCCACTGGCTCACTATC acaaGAAGAGAATAAGATTCACACCAGGTCATCGTCACAGTCCTTGAG CCCGGTGATCTTGCAGGCCAGCGTCAACCACTTGGCTCTGTCTGACCACTcagacagcaggaagaggaCCAGAACCTCACTGCATGCACACGGAGTAGGAGGAAG CTCCCTGTGCCACACCAGACTGGTCAGGTCCCTAGGCAACTTGCATGTAGTGGCTGGCGACAGAGACCCAATGTGTTGTGAGCCATGTGGCAGCCATAGAGACACAGCCAGTGCCGCAGCCAACACAGGCACTCTCAACAACTTAAACATGGCACAGGTCCACCTGCAG TCACTCCATACCCAAAGCTAG
- the cdc14b gene encoding dual specificity protein phosphatase CDC14B isoform X3, protein MFRSVSKMTADDVSSRCIEFIKDQLYFAILKQKIKSTAERHCFCIDEELAYENFYADFGPLNLAMFYRFCCKLTKKLKSITLSRKKIIFYTCGDQKKQVNAAYLIGSYAVMNLNMSPEEAYSLLVSRNSTYIPFRDASFGTCMYNLNILDCLRAVHKALQYGWLNFSNFDVEEYEHYERAENGDLNWIIPGKFLAFSGPHPKSKIENGYPLHAPEAYIPYFRNHNVTAVVRLNKKMYDARRFTESGFEHHDLFFVDGSTPNDSIVRKFLNICENAEGAIAVHCKAGLGRTGTLIGCYMMKHYRLTAAEAIAWIRICRPGSIIGPQQNFVEEKQNSLWAEGDIFREKVQNERENGKMAVTRILSGVDDITINGSNKNRPSKKEEMELYNDEEERNGLTQGDKLRALKSKRQSRSSTGSLSQEENKIHTRSSSQSLSPVILQASVNHLALSDHSDSRKRTRTSLHAHGVGGSSLCHTRLVRSLGNLHVVAGDRDPMCCEPCGSHRDTASAAANTGTLNNLNMAQVHLQTHHLQRT, encoded by the exons atgttcagAAGTGTTAGCAAGATGACCGCGGACGATGTCTCGTCAAGATGCATTGAGTTTATCAAGG atCAACTATATTTCGCCATATTAAAGCAGAAGATCAAGAGCACAGCCGAACGACACTGTTTCTGCATAGATGAAGAACTGGCATATGAAAA cTTCTATGCGGACTTTGGTCCCCTCAACCTGGCCATGTTTTATCGCTTCTGTTGCAAGCTGACAAAGAAGCTCAAG TCCATTACACTCTCGAGGAAGAAGATTATATTTTATACCTGTGGAGATCAGAAGAAACAAGTCAACGCTGCCTACCTAATCGGCTCGTATGCA gtTATGAATCTAAACATGTCGCCAGAGGAGGCCTACAGTCTGCTGGTGTCCAGGAACTCAACATATATTCCATTCAG agatGCTTCGTTTGGAACCTGCATGTACAACCTGAACATCCTGGATTGCCTTCGGGCCGTTCATAAG GCACTGCAATATGGCTGGCTCAACTTCTCCAACTTTGATGTGGAAGAATATGAGCACTATGAGAGAGCTGAAAACGGAGACTTAAACTGGATCATTCCAGGAAAGTTCCTTGCATTCAGTGGGCCTCATCCAAAAAGCAAAATAGAGAATG GGTACCCTTTGCACGCTCCTGAGGCCTACATCCCGTACTTCAGGAATCATAACGTCACCGCTGTTGTGAGACTTAACAAGAAGATGTACGATGCCAGGCGTTTCACGGAGTCTGGGTTTGAGCATCACGATCTGTTCTTTGTGGATGGGAGTACACCGAATGACTCCATTGTCAGGAAGTTCCTCAACATTTGTGAGAATGCCGAAGGAGCCATTGCTGTTCACTGCAAAG CGGGTCTGGGGAGAACTGGCACTCTGATCGGCTGCTATATGATGAAACATTACCGGCTGACTGCTGCAGAGGCCATCGCCTGGATACGGATCTGCCGACCAGGGTCCATCATTGGACCTCAGCAGAACTTTGTTGAAGA GAAGCAGAATAGTCTGTGGGCAGAGGGAGATATATTCCGGGAGAAGGTGCAGAATGAACGAGAAAATGGAAAGATGGCTGTGACCAGGATCCTGTCGGGAGTGGACGACATAACCATCAATGgaagcaacaaaaacaggccGTCcaagaaagaagaaatggaaCTG TAtaatgatgaagaggagagaaatggtCTGACACAGGGAGATAAACTGCGTGCCTTGAAGAGCAAGCGGCAGTCCCGATCGTCCACTGGCTCACTATC acaaGAAGAGAATAAGATTCACACCAGGTCATCGTCACAGTCCTTGAG CCCGGTGATCTTGCAGGCCAGCGTCAACCACTTGGCTCTGTCTGACCACTcagacagcaggaagaggaCCAGAACCTCACTGCATGCACACGGAGTAGGAGGAAG CTCCCTGTGCCACACCAGACTGGTCAGGTCCCTAGGCAACTTGCATGTAGTGGCTGGCGACAGAGACCCAATGTGTTGTGAGCCATGTGGCAGCCATAGAGACACAGCCAGTGCCGCAGCCAACACAGGCACTCTCAACAACTTAAACATGGCACAGGTCCACCTGCAG ACGCACCATCTCCAGAGGACATAA
- the cdc14b gene encoding dual specificity protein phosphatase CDC14B isoform X4: MKRKSERRRAESRKKRCAAHNSSEAAPNSDIYIEITDQLYFAILKQKIKSTAERHCFCIDEELAYENFYADFGPLNLAMFYRFCCKLTKKLKSITLSRKKIIFYTCGDQKKQVNAAYLIGSYAVMNLNMSPEEAYSLLVSRNSTYIPFRDASFGTCMYNLNILDCLRAVHKALQYGWLNFSNFDVEEYEHYERAENGDLNWIIPGKFLAFSGPHPKSKIENGYPLHAPEAYIPYFRNHNVTAVVRLNKKMYDARRFTESGFEHHDLFFVDGSTPNDSIVRKFLNICENAEGAIAVHCKAGLGRTGTLIGCYMMKHYRLTAAEAIAWIRICRPGSIIGPQQNFVEEKQNSLWAEGDIFREKVQNERENGKMAVTRILSGVDDITINGSNKNRPSKKEEMELYNDEEERNGLTQGDKLRALKSKRQSRSSTGSLSQEENKIHTRSSSQSLSPVILQASVNHLALSDHSDSRKRTRTSLHAHGVGGRRTISRGHKARSSLQTVRFSRLCHSIPKARAPLLR; the protein is encoded by the exons ATGAAGCGCAAGAGCGAGAGGAGGCGAGCCGAGTCGAGGAAAAAGCGCTGTGCAGCTCACAACAGCTCGGAGGCGGCGCCAAACTCTGATATTTACATTGAGATAACAG atCAACTATATTTCGCCATATTAAAGCAGAAGATCAAGAGCACAGCCGAACGACACTGTTTCTGCATAGATGAAGAACTGGCATATGAAAA cTTCTATGCGGACTTTGGTCCCCTCAACCTGGCCATGTTTTATCGCTTCTGTTGCAAGCTGACAAAGAAGCTCAAG TCCATTACACTCTCGAGGAAGAAGATTATATTTTATACCTGTGGAGATCAGAAGAAACAAGTCAACGCTGCCTACCTAATCGGCTCGTATGCA gtTATGAATCTAAACATGTCGCCAGAGGAGGCCTACAGTCTGCTGGTGTCCAGGAACTCAACATATATTCCATTCAG agatGCTTCGTTTGGAACCTGCATGTACAACCTGAACATCCTGGATTGCCTTCGGGCCGTTCATAAG GCACTGCAATATGGCTGGCTCAACTTCTCCAACTTTGATGTGGAAGAATATGAGCACTATGAGAGAGCTGAAAACGGAGACTTAAACTGGATCATTCCAGGAAAGTTCCTTGCATTCAGTGGGCCTCATCCAAAAAGCAAAATAGAGAATG GGTACCCTTTGCACGCTCCTGAGGCCTACATCCCGTACTTCAGGAATCATAACGTCACCGCTGTTGTGAGACTTAACAAGAAGATGTACGATGCCAGGCGTTTCACGGAGTCTGGGTTTGAGCATCACGATCTGTTCTTTGTGGATGGGAGTACACCGAATGACTCCATTGTCAGGAAGTTCCTCAACATTTGTGAGAATGCCGAAGGAGCCATTGCTGTTCACTGCAAAG CGGGTCTGGGGAGAACTGGCACTCTGATCGGCTGCTATATGATGAAACATTACCGGCTGACTGCTGCAGAGGCCATCGCCTGGATACGGATCTGCCGACCAGGGTCCATCATTGGACCTCAGCAGAACTTTGTTGAAGA GAAGCAGAATAGTCTGTGGGCAGAGGGAGATATATTCCGGGAGAAGGTGCAGAATGAACGAGAAAATGGAAAGATGGCTGTGACCAGGATCCTGTCGGGAGTGGACGACATAACCATCAATGgaagcaacaaaaacaggccGTCcaagaaagaagaaatggaaCTG TAtaatgatgaagaggagagaaatggtCTGACACAGGGAGATAAACTGCGTGCCTTGAAGAGCAAGCGGCAGTCCCGATCGTCCACTGGCTCACTATC acaaGAAGAGAATAAGATTCACACCAGGTCATCGTCACAGTCCTTGAG CCCGGTGATCTTGCAGGCCAGCGTCAACCACTTGGCTCTGTCTGACCACTcagacagcaggaagaggaCCAGAACCTCACTGCATGCACACGGAGTAGGAGGAAG ACGCACCATCTCCAGAGGACATAAAGCTCGCAGCTCCTTGCAAACAGTTCGATTTTCCAGGCTATG TCACTCCATACCCAAAGCTAGAGCTCCCCTACTTCGGTGA
- the cdc14b gene encoding dual specificity protein phosphatase CDC14B isoform X1, translating into MKRKSERRRAESRKKRCAAHNSSEAAPNSDIYIEITDQLYFAILKQKIKSTAERHCFCIDEELAYENFYADFGPLNLAMFYRFCCKLTKKLKSITLSRKKIIFYTCGDQKKQVNAAYLIGSYAVMNLNMSPEEAYSLLVSRNSTYIPFRDASFGTCMYNLNILDCLRAVHKALQYGWLNFSNFDVEEYEHYERAENGDLNWIIPGKFLAFSGPHPKSKIENGYPLHAPEAYIPYFRNHNVTAVVRLNKKMYDARRFTESGFEHHDLFFVDGSTPNDSIVRKFLNICENAEGAIAVHCKAGLGRTGTLIGCYMMKHYRLTAAEAIAWIRICRPGSIIGPQQNFVEEKQNSLWAEGDIFREKVQNERENGKMAVTRILSGVDDITINGSNKNRPSKKEEMELYNDEEERNGLTQGDKLRALKSKRQSRSSTGSLSQEENKIHTRSSSQSLSPVILQASVNHLALSDHSDSRKRTRTSLHAHGVGGSSLCHTRLVRSLGNLHVVAGDRDPMCCEPCGSHRDTASAAANTGTLNNLNMAQVHLQTHHLQRT; encoded by the exons ATGAAGCGCAAGAGCGAGAGGAGGCGAGCCGAGTCGAGGAAAAAGCGCTGTGCAGCTCACAACAGCTCGGAGGCGGCGCCAAACTCTGATATTTACATTGAGATAACAG atCAACTATATTTCGCCATATTAAAGCAGAAGATCAAGAGCACAGCCGAACGACACTGTTTCTGCATAGATGAAGAACTGGCATATGAAAA cTTCTATGCGGACTTTGGTCCCCTCAACCTGGCCATGTTTTATCGCTTCTGTTGCAAGCTGACAAAGAAGCTCAAG TCCATTACACTCTCGAGGAAGAAGATTATATTTTATACCTGTGGAGATCAGAAGAAACAAGTCAACGCTGCCTACCTAATCGGCTCGTATGCA gtTATGAATCTAAACATGTCGCCAGAGGAGGCCTACAGTCTGCTGGTGTCCAGGAACTCAACATATATTCCATTCAG agatGCTTCGTTTGGAACCTGCATGTACAACCTGAACATCCTGGATTGCCTTCGGGCCGTTCATAAG GCACTGCAATATGGCTGGCTCAACTTCTCCAACTTTGATGTGGAAGAATATGAGCACTATGAGAGAGCTGAAAACGGAGACTTAAACTGGATCATTCCAGGAAAGTTCCTTGCATTCAGTGGGCCTCATCCAAAAAGCAAAATAGAGAATG GGTACCCTTTGCACGCTCCTGAGGCCTACATCCCGTACTTCAGGAATCATAACGTCACCGCTGTTGTGAGACTTAACAAGAAGATGTACGATGCCAGGCGTTTCACGGAGTCTGGGTTTGAGCATCACGATCTGTTCTTTGTGGATGGGAGTACACCGAATGACTCCATTGTCAGGAAGTTCCTCAACATTTGTGAGAATGCCGAAGGAGCCATTGCTGTTCACTGCAAAG CGGGTCTGGGGAGAACTGGCACTCTGATCGGCTGCTATATGATGAAACATTACCGGCTGACTGCTGCAGAGGCCATCGCCTGGATACGGATCTGCCGACCAGGGTCCATCATTGGACCTCAGCAGAACTTTGTTGAAGA GAAGCAGAATAGTCTGTGGGCAGAGGGAGATATATTCCGGGAGAAGGTGCAGAATGAACGAGAAAATGGAAAGATGGCTGTGACCAGGATCCTGTCGGGAGTGGACGACATAACCATCAATGgaagcaacaaaaacaggccGTCcaagaaagaagaaatggaaCTG TAtaatgatgaagaggagagaaatggtCTGACACAGGGAGATAAACTGCGTGCCTTGAAGAGCAAGCGGCAGTCCCGATCGTCCACTGGCTCACTATC acaaGAAGAGAATAAGATTCACACCAGGTCATCGTCACAGTCCTTGAG CCCGGTGATCTTGCAGGCCAGCGTCAACCACTTGGCTCTGTCTGACCACTcagacagcaggaagaggaCCAGAACCTCACTGCATGCACACGGAGTAGGAGGAAG CTCCCTGTGCCACACCAGACTGGTCAGGTCCCTAGGCAACTTGCATGTAGTGGCTGGCGACAGAGACCCAATGTGTTGTGAGCCATGTGGCAGCCATAGAGACACAGCCAGTGCCGCAGCCAACACAGGCACTCTCAACAACTTAAACATGGCACAGGTCCACCTGCAG ACGCACCATCTCCAGAGGACATAA
- the cdc14b gene encoding dual specificity protein phosphatase CDC14B isoform X5 yields the protein MKRKSERRRAESRKKRCAAHNSSEAAPNSDIYIEITDQLYFAILKQKIKSTAERHCFCIDEELAYENFYADFGPLNLAMFYRFCCKLTKKLKSITLSRKKIIFYTCGDQKKQVNAAYLIGSYAVMNLNMSPEEAYSLLVSRNSTYIPFRDASFGTCMYNLNILDCLRAVHKALQYGWLNFSNFDVEEYEHYERAENGDLNWIIPGKFLAFSGPHPKSKIENGYPLHAPEAYIPYFRNHNVTAVVRLNKKMYDARRFTESGFEHHDLFFVDGSTPNDSIVRKFLNICENAEGAIAVHCKAGLGRTGTLIGCYMMKHYRLTAAEAIAWIRICRPGSIIGPQQNFVEEKQNSLWAEGDIFREKVQNERENGKMAVTRILSGVDDITINGSNKNRPSKKEEMELYNDEEERNGLTQGDKLRALKSKRQSRSSTGSLSQEENKIHTRSSSQSLSPVILQASVNHLALSDHSDSRKRTRTSLHAHGVGGSHSIPKARAPLLR from the exons ATGAAGCGCAAGAGCGAGAGGAGGCGAGCCGAGTCGAGGAAAAAGCGCTGTGCAGCTCACAACAGCTCGGAGGCGGCGCCAAACTCTGATATTTACATTGAGATAACAG atCAACTATATTTCGCCATATTAAAGCAGAAGATCAAGAGCACAGCCGAACGACACTGTTTCTGCATAGATGAAGAACTGGCATATGAAAA cTTCTATGCGGACTTTGGTCCCCTCAACCTGGCCATGTTTTATCGCTTCTGTTGCAAGCTGACAAAGAAGCTCAAG TCCATTACACTCTCGAGGAAGAAGATTATATTTTATACCTGTGGAGATCAGAAGAAACAAGTCAACGCTGCCTACCTAATCGGCTCGTATGCA gtTATGAATCTAAACATGTCGCCAGAGGAGGCCTACAGTCTGCTGGTGTCCAGGAACTCAACATATATTCCATTCAG agatGCTTCGTTTGGAACCTGCATGTACAACCTGAACATCCTGGATTGCCTTCGGGCCGTTCATAAG GCACTGCAATATGGCTGGCTCAACTTCTCCAACTTTGATGTGGAAGAATATGAGCACTATGAGAGAGCTGAAAACGGAGACTTAAACTGGATCATTCCAGGAAAGTTCCTTGCATTCAGTGGGCCTCATCCAAAAAGCAAAATAGAGAATG GGTACCCTTTGCACGCTCCTGAGGCCTACATCCCGTACTTCAGGAATCATAACGTCACCGCTGTTGTGAGACTTAACAAGAAGATGTACGATGCCAGGCGTTTCACGGAGTCTGGGTTTGAGCATCACGATCTGTTCTTTGTGGATGGGAGTACACCGAATGACTCCATTGTCAGGAAGTTCCTCAACATTTGTGAGAATGCCGAAGGAGCCATTGCTGTTCACTGCAAAG CGGGTCTGGGGAGAACTGGCACTCTGATCGGCTGCTATATGATGAAACATTACCGGCTGACTGCTGCAGAGGCCATCGCCTGGATACGGATCTGCCGACCAGGGTCCATCATTGGACCTCAGCAGAACTTTGTTGAAGA GAAGCAGAATAGTCTGTGGGCAGAGGGAGATATATTCCGGGAGAAGGTGCAGAATGAACGAGAAAATGGAAAGATGGCTGTGACCAGGATCCTGTCGGGAGTGGACGACATAACCATCAATGgaagcaacaaaaacaggccGTCcaagaaagaagaaatggaaCTG TAtaatgatgaagaggagagaaatggtCTGACACAGGGAGATAAACTGCGTGCCTTGAAGAGCAAGCGGCAGTCCCGATCGTCCACTGGCTCACTATC acaaGAAGAGAATAAGATTCACACCAGGTCATCGTCACAGTCCTTGAG CCCGGTGATCTTGCAGGCCAGCGTCAACCACTTGGCTCTGTCTGACCACTcagacagcaggaagaggaCCAGAACCTCACTGCATGCACACGGAGTAGGAGGAAG TCACTCCATACCCAAAGCTAGAGCTCCCCTACTTCGGTGA
- the prxl2c gene encoding peroxiredoxin-like 2C, with product MAEAVSPITRQVAKDDREDGTPSVDIRLEDVEDCLIYDRHGVSVPFKKLYQDGKSVIIFVRNFLCYSCEEYVEDLSKIPKEALEDADIRLVVIGQAAHYHIEPFCSLTGYPYEIYVDPERSIYQKLGMKREEKFNDSANRSPHVKSGMFMGQLKSIWRAMTSPVFDFQGDLHQQGGALIAGPGPRVHFYHRDTNRLDHMPITWLLQLAGVQQTLDFSDKPKIIDV from the exons ATGGCTGAAGCGGTTTCACCAATAACTCGACAAGTCGCGAAAGACGATCGGGAAGACGGGACCCCGTCCGTCGATATTCGCCTCGAAGACGTCGAGGATTGTTTAATTTACGATCGGCACGGAGTCTCTGTCCCCTTCAAGAAATTATACCAAGACGGGAAATCGGTCATAATTTTCGTGCGG aaCTTCCTGTGCTACAGCTGTGAAGAATATGTGGAAGATTTGAGCAAAATCCCTAAAGAAGCCCTGGAG GACGCTGACATTCGACTGGTTGTGATCGGTCAGGCTGCCCACTACCATATAGAG CCGTTCTGCTCACTGACGGGGTACCCTTATGAAATATATGTGGACCCTGAGAGGAGCATTTATCAGAAGCTcgggatgaagagggaggagaagttCAATGACTCAG ccaACCGTAGTCCCCATGTGAAGTCTGGTATGTTTATGGGGCAACTGAAGAGTATATGGAGGGCCATGACCAGCCCCGTATTTGACTTCCAGGGTGACCTACATCAGCAAGGTGGAGCTCTCATTGCAGGACCAG GCCCTCGCGTTCATTTTTACCATCGTGACACAAACCGCCTGGACCATATGCCCATTACCTGGCTCCTGCAGCTCGCCGGAGTTCAACAGACTCTGGACTTCAGCGATAAGCCAAAGATCATCGATGTGTAG